In a genomic window of Arachnia rubra:
- a CDS encoding aldo/keto reductase: MEHRALGGSGLHVSRVGLGTMAWGRDVEWPVVRELVHDFVEAGGNLIDTAPAYGGGVAEQMIGKLLATGIPRDSLAIATKAGFIIRNGRRIIDTSRAALLNDLEGSLRRLRTDHVDLWQVHAWGQAPIEETLSALDSAVSRGLARYAGVSNFVGWQTATAATWQEAMAGRTKLASVQVEYSLLARRAEVEVIGAAQYHSMGLLAWSAMGRGALTGRYRRGVPKDSRAASEHFGWFLEPYLQPRSRAVIDAVAKAADGLVLTPAQVALMWVRDAPQVASALVGPRTPEHLAELLDAETKRLVPPIIAALDDISGGPNQFRAID; encoded by the coding sequence ATGGAACATCGGGCACTCGGCGGATCTGGGCTGCACGTCTCCAGGGTCGGCCTGGGGACGATGGCCTGGGGACGGGATGTCGAGTGGCCGGTGGTCCGTGAGCTTGTCCATGACTTCGTCGAGGCCGGTGGAAATCTGATCGACACTGCCCCCGCCTACGGCGGCGGGGTGGCGGAGCAGATGATCGGGAAACTGCTGGCCACGGGCATTCCCCGTGATTCCCTGGCCATCGCGACCAAGGCCGGCTTCATCATCAGGAATGGCAGGCGGATCATAGACACCTCCCGCGCGGCCCTTCTGAACGACCTCGAGGGTTCGCTGCGCAGGCTCCGCACCGACCATGTTGACCTGTGGCAGGTGCATGCCTGGGGCCAGGCCCCGATCGAGGAGACCCTCTCCGCCTTGGACTCGGCCGTCTCGCGTGGCCTGGCCCGCTACGCCGGCGTGAGCAATTTCGTCGGCTGGCAGACCGCGACGGCCGCCACCTGGCAGGAGGCGATGGCGGGACGTACGAAACTGGCCTCGGTGCAGGTGGAGTATTCGCTGCTGGCCCGGCGCGCGGAGGTGGAGGTCATCGGCGCGGCCCAGTACCACAGCATGGGCCTGCTGGCCTGGTCCGCGATGGGAAGGGGAGCCCTGACGGGCCGGTACCGCCGGGGTGTCCCCAAGGACTCCCGAGCAGCCTCCGAGCACTTCGGCTGGTTCCTGGAACCGTACCTCCAGCCCCGGAGCCGGGCCGTCATCGACGCCGTCGCAAAGGCCGCCGACGGCCTGGTCCTGACTCCCGCCCAGGTGGCGCTGATGTGGGTCCGTGACGCACCGCAGGTGGCAAGCGCCCTGGTGGGCCCCAGAACCCCAGAGCACCTGGCAGAGCTGCTCGACGCCGAGACCAAGCGGCTAGTCCCGCCCATCATCGCTGCCCTCGACGACATCTCGGGCGGCCCGAACCAGTTCCGGGCCATCGACTGA
- a CDS encoding undecaprenyl-diphosphate phosphatase codes for MDWLEAIVLGVVQGLTEFLPISSSAHISIFGQLFFNGSDPGSAFTAVTQLGTETAVLLYFRKDIIRIISRWFGSLTGKVARSDPDARMGWLVIVGSIPIVLLGVLFEHAIDTHLRNLWVTVIMLVGIGVVLLLADKIAEHNQRQLDQLTWPHGLWFGLAQACALIPGVSRSGATISGGLLMGYTREAAARYSFLLAIPAVFGSGLYKLKDIGSAGEQISWGPVAVATVIAFAIGYAVIAWLLKFISTHTFRGFVYYRWGLAVVVAALLLTGVLQAS; via the coding sequence ATGGATTGGCTGGAAGCCATAGTGCTGGGGGTTGTGCAAGGACTGACGGAGTTCCTCCCGATCTCCTCCAGCGCCCATATCTCCATCTTCGGTCAGCTGTTCTTCAACGGTTCGGATCCGGGCTCGGCCTTCACCGCGGTGACCCAGCTGGGCACTGAGACCGCAGTGCTGCTCTACTTCCGCAAGGACATCATCCGGATCATCTCCAGGTGGTTCGGGTCGCTGACCGGCAAGGTAGCCCGCTCCGACCCAGACGCTCGTATGGGCTGGCTCGTGATCGTCGGGTCGATCCCCATCGTCTTGCTGGGGGTGCTGTTCGAGCACGCCATCGACACGCACCTGCGCAACCTCTGGGTCACCGTCATCATGCTCGTCGGTATCGGTGTCGTGCTCCTGCTTGCCGACAAGATCGCCGAGCACAACCAGCGCCAGCTGGACCAGCTCACCTGGCCCCACGGCCTGTGGTTCGGCCTGGCCCAGGCATGCGCCCTGATTCCCGGGGTGTCCCGCTCGGGCGCGACCATCTCCGGCGGGCTGCTCATGGGCTACACCCGCGAGGCCGCAGCCCGCTACTCCTTCCTGCTGGCAATCCCAGCGGTGTTCGGCTCAGGCCTGTACAAGCTGAAGGACATCGGGAGCGCAGGAGAGCAGATCTCGTGGGGGCCGGTGGCCGTGGCGACCGTGATCGCTTTCGCGATCGGATACGCCGTCATCGCCTGGCTGCTGAAGTTCATCTCCACGCACACTTTCCGTGGTTTCGTCTACTACCGCTGGGGGCTCGCGGTCGTTGTCGCGGCTCTGTTGCTCACCGGCGTGCTTCAAGCATCCTAA
- a CDS encoding DUF3090 domain-containing protein, with protein MMYEFPHPDRVVVGALGPAGERRFIIQVRQGSRMVAVEIRRDAVLSIARRIESLLREAMALGWLGEPPQTDPELGPLDAPVDVLFTVGAIGWALDTGRGAVQLEFYPGDQEPGAAGADALVQIWLYPSMARQFAARARLIVASCDPSCPFCSQPVHAAGHICPRSNGYRAPLF; from the coding sequence ATGATGTACGAGTTCCCCCACCCCGATCGTGTGGTCGTCGGTGCCCTCGGTCCTGCCGGGGAGCGCAGATTCATCATCCAGGTGCGTCAGGGGAGCCGGATGGTGGCCGTCGAGATCCGCCGCGACGCGGTGCTCTCCATCGCGCGGCGGATCGAGTCGCTGCTGCGGGAGGCGATGGCCCTCGGGTGGCTTGGGGAGCCGCCCCAGACCGATCCCGAGCTTGGGCCGCTGGACGCCCCCGTCGATGTGCTGTTCACCGTCGGTGCCATCGGCTGGGCCCTGGATACCGGCCGGGGGGCCGTGCAGCTGGAGTTTTACCCAGGGGATCAGGAGCCTGGGGCCGCGGGAGCCGATGCTCTCGTCCAGATCTGGCTCTATCCATCCATGGCCAGGCAGTTCGCGGCCCGGGCGCGCTTGATCGTTGCCTCCTGCGACCCGAGCTGCCCGTTCTGCTCCCAGCCGGTCCACGCAGCTGGCCACATCTGTCCTCGCAGCAACGGCTACCGGGCGCCCCTGTTCTGA
- the mshC gene encoding cysteine--1-D-myo-inosityl 2-amino-2-deoxy-alpha-D-glucopyranoside ligase yields MYSWAPVEIPSIPPSQDVPRQLRLHDSSSARTIPVDPVEGPARMYVCGITPYDATHLGHANTYVTFDLVNRAWRDLGLPVRYVQNVTDVDDPLLERADATGQDWEELAEGQTELFRSDMAALRVIPPDHYVGAVESIPCVVELIEKLLPTGLVYQVEDPEHPDWYFNTAGAPGFGEVSHYDEERMAKIFAERGGDPERPGKRHPLDCLLWRFARPGEPSWTSALGSGRPGWHIECTAISLHYLGPCFDVQGGGTDLIFPHHEMCAAESCAVTGAPMAAAYVHSGMVALGGEKMSKSKGNLELVSRLRQQGADPMAIRLALLGQHYRSDWEWSPQLLERAVDRLATWRSLRDLPATQPTEETVAEVRRALRNDLDAPLALSLVDDWAAASLTSGGSDPEGFVKIAACVDALLGIKL; encoded by the coding sequence ATGTATTCGTGGGCCCCCGTCGAGATTCCCAGCATTCCGCCGTCGCAGGATGTACCCAGACAGCTCCGGCTGCACGACTCTTCCTCGGCCCGGACGATCCCCGTCGACCCCGTCGAGGGGCCCGCCCGCATGTATGTGTGCGGAATAACCCCTTATGACGCCACGCACCTGGGGCACGCCAACACCTACGTCACCTTCGACCTGGTGAACCGGGCCTGGCGGGATCTCGGCCTGCCGGTGAGGTATGTCCAGAACGTCACGGACGTGGATGATCCGTTGCTGGAGCGGGCCGATGCGACGGGTCAGGACTGGGAGGAGCTCGCCGAGGGACAGACCGAGCTGTTCCGGTCCGACATGGCCGCACTGCGCGTCATCCCACCGGACCACTACGTGGGGGCAGTCGAGTCCATCCCGTGCGTGGTGGAGCTCATCGAGAAGCTGCTGCCCACCGGACTGGTCTACCAGGTCGAGGATCCCGAGCATCCCGACTGGTACTTCAACACCGCCGGCGCACCAGGATTCGGAGAGGTCAGCCACTACGACGAGGAGCGCATGGCCAAGATCTTCGCGGAACGCGGCGGGGATCCCGAGCGCCCGGGGAAACGCCACCCGCTGGATTGCCTGCTGTGGCGGTTCGCGCGCCCCGGCGAGCCCAGCTGGACCTCGGCGCTTGGGTCGGGACGCCCTGGATGGCACATCGAGTGCACCGCCATCTCCCTCCACTACCTTGGGCCCTGTTTCGACGTCCAGGGTGGTGGCACCGACCTGATCTTCCCGCATCACGAGATGTGCGCCGCCGAGTCCTGTGCCGTGACCGGGGCGCCGATGGCCGCGGCGTACGTCCATTCCGGAATGGTCGCGCTCGGCGGCGAGAAGATGAGCAAATCGAAGGGTAACCTGGAGCTGGTCAGCAGGCTCCGTCAGCAGGGGGCGGACCCGATGGCCATCCGGCTGGCCCTGCTGGGCCAGCACTACCGCAGCGACTGGGAGTGGAGCCCGCAGTTGTTGGAGAGGGCGGTGGATCGCCTGGCCACCTGGCGATCCCTGCGTGACCTGCCTGCCACCCAGCCCACAGAGGAGACCGTCGCCGAGGTGCGCCGCGCGCTGCGCAACGATCTCGACGCTCCGCTGGCCCTCAGCCTGGTCGACGACTGGGCGGCTGCCAGCCTCACGTCTGGGGGCAGTGACCCGGAGGGTTTCGTGAAGATCGCGGCCTGCGTGGATGCACTGCTCGGCATCAAGCTGTGA
- a CDS encoding phosphoribosyl-ATP diphosphatase — protein sequence MKSFEQLFEQLRETARTRPEGSSTVARLDAGVHHIGKKVVEEAAEVWMAAEHESTEDAALEISQLLYHLQVMMIALDLDLEDVYRHL from the coding sequence GTGAAGTCTTTCGAACAACTCTTCGAGCAGCTCCGTGAGACTGCCCGGACCCGTCCGGAGGGGTCGTCCACCGTTGCCCGCCTGGACGCCGGAGTGCACCACATCGGTAAGAAAGTGGTCGAGGAGGCGGCCGAGGTCTGGATGGCTGCTGAGCATGAGTCCACTGAGGACGCTGCGCTGGAGATCAGCCAGTTGCTCTATCACCTCCAGGTGATGATGATCGCCCTGGACCTGGACCTCGAGGACGTTTACCGGCACCTGTGA
- the hisG gene encoding ATP phosphoribosyltransferase, protein MLKIAVPNKGSLAEAASTMLRAAGYRQRTDSKDLILVDSAHDVEFYYLRPRDIAVYVGEGHLDVGITGRDMLLDSGARATELLSLGFGGSRFRFAAPAGPTHSVEEMAGRRIATSYPGLLGRWLAEHGIEATLVKLDGAVESAIRLGVADVVADVVDTGTTLQRAGLEVFGDPICVSEAVLIGRETAGDLPGLAPLRTRLESVLVAQNYLMMDYNVAQENLAATTGLASGVNGPTVSRLAEPGWLAVRVLVPRSGAHLLMDQLFEAGARGIILTELSAVRL, encoded by the coding sequence ATGCTGAAGATTGCCGTACCCAACAAGGGCTCCCTGGCCGAGGCTGCCAGCACCATGCTCCGGGCCGCCGGATACCGGCAGCGGACCGACTCCAAGGACCTGATCCTGGTGGACAGCGCCCATGATGTCGAGTTCTACTACCTGCGTCCCCGCGACATCGCCGTCTATGTGGGGGAGGGGCACCTGGACGTGGGCATCACCGGCCGCGACATGCTCCTCGACTCGGGTGCCCGGGCCACCGAGCTCCTGTCACTCGGCTTCGGGGGCAGCCGGTTCCGGTTCGCTGCTCCCGCCGGCCCCACCCACAGCGTCGAAGAGATGGCGGGGCGGCGCATCGCCACCTCCTATCCGGGGCTTCTCGGGCGCTGGCTTGCCGAGCACGGCATCGAGGCGACCCTGGTCAAGCTGGACGGGGCTGTGGAGTCCGCGATCCGGCTGGGTGTGGCCGATGTGGTCGCGGATGTGGTGGACACCGGCACCACGCTGCAACGAGCTGGGCTTGAGGTCTTCGGGGACCCCATCTGCGTCTCGGAGGCGGTTCTCATCGGCCGGGAGACGGCTGGCGACCTGCCGGGCCTGGCGCCGCTGCGCACCCGGCTTGAATCGGTTCTGGTGGCGCAGAACTACCTGATGATGGACTACAACGTCGCACAGGAGAATCTCGCCGCCACAACCGGCCTGGCATCAGGGGTCAACGGCCCAACTGTCTCCCGCCTCGCCGAGCCCGGCTGGCTGGCGGTGAGGGTGCTCGTGCCGCGTTCTGGGGCTCATTTGCTGATGGATCAGCTTTTTGAGGCGGGGGCTCGCGGCATCATCCTGACAGAGCTGAGTGCTGTCAGGCTTTGA
- a CDS encoding MFS transporter — MPASVTQPQSSTASREALSVTGSPDKTGPSESERRRRGSLAMLMALPAPLRLVIITQFAFNVGFYLVVPFIAAHLAKDLLLAEWIIGLLLGLRTFSQQGMFFLGGALADRFGIKNAIIVGCVIRICGFLALTVADEVFGVMVGVVLIGFAAALFSPAVESAIVAWAGEAESDGVATREEVIGLELMASASGSVIGPVLGGVLLVVPFRLTCLLAAVVFGLVLVAQIIWLPSGSRIGTPTRVRESVGRVLVNRRFMVFTLIHCTYLLTYNQLYLAVPVELDRIGVPSADITWLFGLAAVLTVTLQLPVTRLVARWPASRVLGWGYGLLAAGLLAVALFAALPPLPGVLAFLPSVLFVIGLQLGQILVMPAARTIVANLSGGRWLGSYLGMLASVGGVAVLLGSTGTGAILPLAEVPQSLAPVPWLILACLPVLSCVAAVVFCRRLSHPTSAEVPAEAQ, encoded by the coding sequence GTGCCAGCATCCGTCACCCAGCCCCAGAGTTCCACAGCCTCCCGGGAGGCACTGAGCGTCACTGGCTCTCCGGATAAGACCGGGCCGTCAGAATCAGAGAGAAGGCGCCGCGGATCGCTGGCGATGCTGATGGCTCTGCCCGCGCCGCTGCGGCTGGTCATCATCACGCAGTTTGCCTTCAACGTCGGTTTCTACCTGGTGGTGCCGTTCATCGCAGCACACCTTGCGAAGGACCTCCTGCTCGCCGAGTGGATCATCGGCCTGCTCCTGGGACTGCGGACGTTCTCCCAGCAGGGCATGTTCTTCCTCGGTGGGGCGCTGGCAGACCGGTTCGGAATCAAGAACGCCATCATCGTCGGTTGTGTCATCCGCATCTGTGGCTTCCTGGCCCTGACCGTCGCCGACGAGGTCTTCGGGGTGATGGTAGGCGTGGTGCTCATCGGCTTTGCGGCAGCGCTGTTCTCACCTGCAGTCGAGTCCGCGATCGTCGCCTGGGCCGGTGAGGCCGAGTCCGACGGGGTGGCGACCCGGGAAGAGGTCATCGGACTCGAGCTGATGGCATCAGCCTCGGGTTCCGTTATCGGCCCTGTCCTGGGTGGTGTGCTGCTGGTGGTCCCGTTCCGGCTCACCTGCCTGCTGGCCGCCGTCGTTTTTGGACTGGTCCTGGTGGCTCAGATCATCTGGCTCCCCAGCGGAAGCCGCATTGGAACGCCGACGCGGGTGCGTGAATCTGTGGGTCGGGTGCTGGTCAACCGCCGTTTCATGGTCTTCACACTGATCCACTGCACCTACCTGCTCACCTATAACCAGCTCTACCTGGCTGTCCCGGTCGAACTGGACCGGATCGGTGTTCCCAGCGCAGACATCACATGGCTCTTCGGCCTGGCCGCTGTGCTGACCGTCACCCTGCAGCTACCCGTCACCCGCCTGGTGGCCCGCTGGCCTGCGTCGCGTGTCCTCGGGTGGGGATATGGGCTGCTGGCCGCCGGCCTCCTCGCGGTGGCGCTGTTCGCTGCGTTGCCGCCCCTACCGGGTGTGCTGGCCTTCCTTCCCTCGGTGCTGTTCGTGATCGGCCTCCAGCTGGGGCAGATCCTCGTCATGCCCGCAGCCCGCACCATCGTCGCGAACCTCTCCGGTGGTAGGTGGCTCGGCAGCTACCTGGGGATGCTGGCCTCTGTCGGTGGGGTAGCGGTGCTGCTCGGTAGCACCGGGACGGGTGCCATCCTGCCGCTGGCCGAGGTCCCACAGTCCCTGGCCCCCGTTCCGTGGCTGATCCTCGCCTGTCTGCCCGTGCTCTCCTGCGTCGCAGCTGTCGTCTTCTGCCGCAGGCTCTCTCATCCCACCTCCGCAGAGGTGCCTGCAGAGGCACAGTAG
- a CDS encoding ABC transporter substrate-binding protein, whose protein sequence is MKKLLTSLTGSLVTVALIASCSPATQQPTSSDSAAASSASGIRIVKDSGGKDVEIPADVTRVAPTIGAFSAVTAMLGASGKITAAATSALSPRFKATYPDYEKANPKGFDTKNVEDIIASGAQVVYGPDNVNEEQQDQLRGAGIAFVTIDKLGTVEEMSQAFTIIGNILGGEHQKKAEELVKLYQGNVADTAKRTSSLTDAQRVPVLELRADGGEYSTINSKDISHEYIVAAGGVNVAADFTANGQGTGLAVGTEQVAAWNPKMIFTLSQESRDAILADPALAGVDAVKEKNIQVCPAGVYLWCVRSAEGALAPHWLGKILHPDLFADVDISAEVKAFYKEYGYQDLTDEAVQEILAGEAS, encoded by the coding sequence ATGAAGAAACTATTGACCTCACTGACCGGCAGCCTGGTGACTGTCGCCCTAATCGCATCCTGCTCGCCGGCGACCCAACAGCCCACATCCTCTGACTCGGCTGCCGCGTCCTCCGCATCCGGTATCCGGATCGTCAAGGACTCGGGCGGCAAAGACGTCGAGATCCCAGCAGACGTCACGAGGGTGGCTCCCACCATTGGCGCCTTCTCAGCTGTGACAGCGATGCTGGGCGCATCGGGCAAGATCACCGCTGCCGCCACCAGTGCGCTCTCCCCACGTTTCAAAGCCACCTACCCTGACTACGAGAAGGCAAATCCCAAAGGATTCGACACCAAGAACGTCGAAGACATCATTGCTTCGGGTGCCCAGGTTGTTTACGGCCCCGACAATGTGAATGAAGAGCAGCAGGACCAGCTCAGAGGAGCAGGAATCGCCTTTGTCACTATCGACAAATTGGGCACGGTCGAGGAGATGTCTCAGGCCTTCACCATCATCGGCAACATTCTCGGAGGTGAGCATCAAAAGAAAGCGGAAGAGCTGGTCAAGCTCTACCAGGGGAACGTCGCGGACACGGCGAAACGCACTTCCTCCCTGACAGATGCGCAACGGGTTCCAGTACTTGAACTGCGCGCCGATGGTGGCGAGTACTCCACCATCAACTCAAAGGACATCAGCCACGAGTACATCGTCGCTGCAGGCGGGGTGAACGTGGCCGCTGATTTCACAGCTAATGGTCAGGGCACAGGACTTGCGGTCGGGACCGAACAGGTTGCGGCCTGGAACCCGAAGATGATCTTCACGCTCTCCCAGGAATCCAGGGATGCCATCTTGGCAGACCCTGCACTGGCCGGGGTGGACGCAGTCAAGGAGAAGAACATCCAGGTCTGCCCTGCTGGGGTCTACCTGTGGTGTGTTCGTAGCGCCGAAGGCGCCTTGGCTCCGCACTGGCTCGGCAAGATCCTGCATCCGGACCTGTTCGCCGACGTGGACATCTCAGCTGAGGTCAAGGCCTTCTACAAGGAATACGGCTACCAGGACCTGACCGATGAGGCGGTTCAGGAGATCCTTGCCGGCGAGGCCTCCTGA
- a CDS encoding ATP-binding cassette domain-containing protein — MRVLRVIRRLAADGYAVVMTTHSPDHVFQCNGQVSLMTKDHQYLHGSAAEVLTPPNLKRAYDIDVAVFEAEYKGHRHHCVQPIEDIAPIPISEEEGNRQ, encoded by the coding sequence GTGCGGGTGCTGCGTGTCATACGTCGCCTGGCCGCTGATGGTTATGCGGTAGTGATGACAACCCATTCCCCAGACCATGTTTTCCAGTGCAACGGCCAAGTCTCCCTGATGACCAAGGACCATCAGTATCTACATGGTTCCGCGGCTGAAGTGTTGACCCCACCGAATCTCAAGCGCGCCTATGACATCGATGTCGCGGTGTTCGAAGCCGAATACAAGGGGCATCGGCATCACTGCGTCCAGCCCATCGAAGACATCGCCCCCATACCCATCTCTGAAGAAGAAGGAAACCGGCAATGA
- a CDS encoding ABC transporter ATP-binding protein, whose translation MNPIITGKVVIDGRDVQDFSDIEFAKLVGYVPQSHVPPFSFKVVDVVAMGRTAHLRTFEMLGRHDMEIAAECLDRLEVGHLAKRAYTELSGGERQLVLIARALAQQPRFIMMDEPTSNLDFGN comes from the coding sequence GTGAACCCGATCATCACCGGAAAAGTGGTGATCGACGGCCGCGACGTCCAGGACTTCAGTGACATCGAGTTTGCGAAACTAGTGGGCTATGTGCCTCAGTCCCATGTCCCTCCCTTCTCTTTCAAAGTGGTGGATGTGGTGGCCATGGGTCGCACCGCGCATCTGAGGACCTTCGAGATGCTGGGACGGCACGACATGGAGATTGCCGCCGAGTGCCTGGACCGCCTTGAGGTCGGCCATCTCGCCAAGCGAGCCTATACCGAGCTCTCAGGGGGCGAACGGCAGCTCGTCCTGATCGCCAGGGCGCTCGCTCAGCAGCCACGATTCATCATGATGGACGAGCCGACCAGCAACCTAGACTTCGGCAACTAG
- a CDS encoding IS1634 family transposase, with amino-acid sequence MRTVKTASGATAVQVVWSSSRGSRSMDHIGSAHTPEDVEVLKAVARQRMIAAGQDELDFGDGQPRRRALPIRRSRAEHLWNALSVGFERLGFDTASGGDEVFKQLVLGRLIEPASKLETLRVLEEIGVRPCGYATVKRRLAVYAEPAWRQQIASACAAHVGLGPATLVLYDVSTLYFETDVGDGFREPGYSKERRLEPQITIGLLTDARGFPLMVEAFEGNRAETTTIIPSLQAFQAAHALPEVTVVADAGMLSDGNLRALSGAGLRFIVGQKIPEVPYIVREWLKTHSGQQPPDGLTLTQPWSRGPAGAAVTETIYYQYRADRARRTLRGISEQVSKAERVVAGKIPVKRNRFITLTGAQKSVNRDLEAKAKALAGWKGYITNLADPRPEYVIGAYHQLWQIEKSFRMSKSDLKARPIYHHLKDSIEAHLTIVFAALAVARWLEATTKVSLKTLVKTLRRYRTIDIQAGDAIVTAEDPIPDNIQAWLDAIHNTRERH; translated from the coding sequence GTGAGGACGGTGAAGACCGCGTCGGGGGCGACGGCGGTTCAGGTGGTGTGGTCGTCGTCTCGTGGATCGCGGTCGATGGATCACATCGGGTCGGCACACACACCGGAGGATGTTGAGGTGTTGAAAGCGGTGGCGCGGCAACGCATGATCGCCGCTGGTCAGGACGAACTCGATTTCGGGGACGGGCAGCCACGACGGCGGGCGCTACCGATCCGGCGGTCGCGGGCGGAGCACTTGTGGAATGCCTTGTCGGTCGGGTTTGAACGGCTCGGGTTCGATACCGCCAGTGGTGGTGACGAGGTTTTCAAGCAGTTGGTGCTGGGCCGGTTGATCGAGCCGGCCAGCAAGTTGGAGACCTTGCGGGTGCTCGAAGAGATCGGGGTTCGGCCTTGCGGCTACGCGACGGTGAAGCGTCGGCTCGCCGTGTATGCCGAGCCGGCGTGGCGGCAGCAGATAGCGTCCGCGTGCGCAGCGCATGTGGGGTTGGGGCCTGCCACCTTGGTGTTGTACGACGTGAGCACGCTCTACTTTGAGACTGATGTTGGGGACGGGTTCCGGGAACCCGGATACAGCAAGGAACGCCGCTTGGAACCCCAGATCACCATCGGGTTGTTGACCGACGCGCGGGGGTTCCCGTTGATGGTGGAGGCGTTCGAGGGTAACCGTGCGGAGACGACCACGATCATCCCGTCGCTCCAGGCGTTCCAGGCCGCTCACGCCCTGCCGGAGGTGACGGTGGTGGCTGATGCGGGCATGTTGTCTGACGGGAACCTGCGGGCGTTGTCCGGGGCGGGGTTGCGGTTCATCGTGGGTCAGAAGATTCCCGAGGTCCCCTACATCGTGCGGGAGTGGCTGAAGACCCATTCCGGTCAGCAGCCCCCTGACGGGCTGACCCTGACTCAACCCTGGTCGAGGGGCCCGGCCGGGGCAGCAGTGACAGAGACGATCTACTACCAGTACCGGGCCGACCGAGCACGCCGGACGTTGCGCGGTATCAGCGAGCAGGTCAGCAAGGCCGAACGCGTGGTCGCGGGGAAGATCCCGGTGAAACGGAACCGGTTCATCACTCTCACCGGCGCACAGAAATCGGTGAACCGGGACTTGGAGGCCAAAGCCAAAGCGCTGGCTGGCTGGAAGGGATACATCACGAACCTGGCTGACCCGAGGCCGGAGTACGTGATCGGCGCCTACCACCAGTTGTGGCAGATCGAGAAGTCGTTCCGGATGAGCAAATCCGATCTGAAAGCCCGCCCGATCTACCACCACCTGAAAGACTCGATCGAGGCCCACCTCACCATCGTGTTCGCCGCCCTCGCCGTCGCTCGCTGGTTGGAGGCCACCACCAAAGTCAGCTTGAAGACCCTGGTCAAGACACTACGCCGCTACCGAACCATCGACATCCAAGCCGGCGACGCCATCGTCACCGCTGAAGACCCCATCCCCGACAACATCCAAGCCTGGCTCGACGCCATCCACAACACCCGGGAACGACACTAA
- a CDS encoding ATP-binding cassette domain-containing protein, with protein MRLEIQNVSCGYHGKAVVKGFSTSIDSGSVLCLLGPNGIGKTTLFKAVLRLNPIITGKVVIDGRDVHLTWLMFGVFGVGGGVG; from the coding sequence ATGCGGCTAGAGATTCAGAACGTGTCCTGTGGATACCACGGCAAGGCTGTGGTGAAGGGGTTCAGCACCAGCATCGACTCGGGCTCTGTTCTCTGCCTGCTGGGTCCAAACGGGATCGGGAAGACGACTCTGTTCAAGGCAGTTCTCCGCCTGAACCCGATCATCACCGGAAAAGTGGTGATCGACGGCCGCGACGTCCACCTGACTTGGCTCATGTTTGGTGTTTTTGGGGTTGGAGGGGGTGTTGGCTAG